Genomic segment of Panicum virgatum strain AP13 chromosome 2K, P.virgatum_v5, whole genome shotgun sequence:
AAAGAAGTTGAGGCTTTATACTATTTTATCAACATCTTAACAACTTTAAATGTAAAAACTCAAAACAACAAGAATCTAGATCGTTAAAAGTGTTAAAATTTTGGTATAcaaagtgtcttcatttgacaacaatatattaattttctagtgcgacaagcagaagtacgtgattattatggtgatgtacttttgtataatttttttgggcaacttaacttcatcaaatgaaaaaactcaaaactagaaagttgtagatctcgtcgagggctacaattttcatataaaaatcatcttcatctgatgttgtatcgaagagttatgatttttcaaaattcagccgaaataaattagaaaaggaaaaacaaaaccgcggtaactgtagcaaatccaggtttactgtagcaaatcgcgggcgcacagtgccatgcaagccatgcaaaaccggactggacctggggtgaacgggttcacaagttcgaggggctagatgtccggtttctaagtttatggacctatttgacacagcactacaagttcatgtacccacagtgcattttactcttttagAATTAAGGTACCTTTTGCTGGCACTGCTGCTCAACCTTTTGCGTTCACCTCTATTGGCAAAACTAATCTGTATACCAATATGGCTCATAGATTTAGTAAAAAAGAAAGAATAGTAGCTGTGTGGACATGTATAGCTGAACAATATATATAATGTACTTTCTCCATTAATGTAAACATGAGATTTTAGACTGCTTCAGgtaattttttgagaatatgCATATGAACATATTACAAAAGATGAAAAACATGTTGCATGAATGGTATGGGCAGAATTATCTTGAACATGCTTTCCTATAGATCATAACTTTATtgtattttataaatatatgtgcaaaccaATTGACCAGAACACGGTGTTACCACAACAAGATTCAGAAGGCCTTCTCGCTTATCAACAAATGAGATATAGCCATTGATGTAGGCATATGCAAAACCAAGGTCTGCTTCTGTTACAACCTAATGAAAAGGCAACACCCAACGAAGATGTATCTCATACAAGATGTGATGAAGAAAGTAGAATGTAATTCAAAACTGGGATAAAAGATCTTAAGATGAAATAgaagaagagagaagggaaCCTTCCAATAGAATTGCGGGTCATGCACTTGGATCACAGATTTTACAGGGCATCTTTCACATGCTCTACCAAAACTAAACGCAGTGCCTCCTTCTTCCAATATGCTGTGCACAAACTAACAAAGTGAGAATCATCACCAGAGATTGTGTAGCATATCAATTCATACAAGCCTCACCTCACGTTACCGATGGTCATGTATCGTTCAAAATTTCTTGCTACCAGAAGACGTGCACCGGCCTCAGTCCATGATGGGATCATTGGTTTTGGGTTAACCAAAAGGTCACAATTCCTTTGAAGCAATTCTGAAGCTGCTACTTTCCCAGCCTGAATTAAATCACCATAAACAGATGGACTCCCATAAATATTTAGTTCGCGCCTTTGTGATTGAACTTAAAAAGACTCGTGCGCGGTAAATACCTTCACACCGTCCTCTTGGAATCTGTAGCCTGTTAtacatgaaaagggacattttCAGACTTAAATTATATATATTGAAATTAGTTAACGGCAGGTTGCAGTGAAACAATTGAAAACCTTGATATGGGCCACAGAACCATATTCCCCTCTTTCCTTGGATGTTATTGAGCTCATGGGTAGCCTTTGAAGAAGCCATGGACGGAATTGGGTGGCTTGTATGCCATTTGAGCAATACATGATTGGGAATACGAGGAGGGTTAAATGTCACAAGAAAAGGCCGGGAAGATTCAATGTTCTAGCAAATATAAAAGAAGAAAGTTCCACTGTTATTCGTAATCCTTCCATATGCATGTGGTGTAAAATAAAGATAATAAATATATTCATTGATCATCCATGCACATGAAAATATCAAAGTAATTTTACTTCATGAAGTTTCTAGGGTACTTAGGCATCTGAAGTATATTTAGCCAATAGGTTACACAGGCGTCAGTGCTTGTTGTCCCCAGGAAGTTCCTGGAGCTCCATGCGTACGAATTATGTGGCATCAAACTTTCATCACAGTGGAAGTAAACGTCACTGCCGAAAGGGAAAATACAAGAGATGGGAAAATGTTGTATCACATTTAATCGTTATAGAATAGCTAAATAGATGGCAGCGTTACCTGTTGATATACTTGAAGGCTCCAAGAATCCTCAGTTCATCATGTGTTGCTTCAGCTCCTAGTACTTTTAGAGCATCAGGAGCGTGAAGACAAAATATGATCTTGTCGTACATCTCTTCTGAACCCTCAACGTCTAAAATTCTGTAACCTGTTTAACATTTCTGATGAGTGAATAAGTAGGGTAATTTACAATAGGAAGTCGGAACTGTAGTAGTGGGCGATTCAAAAACATTTCTTCCTGAACCAAGTACATTCTAGTCACTATTGCTCTAATTGGGTCATCAGCAAACTGTAAAGGCACAAATAAAGGCAGCATCGTTCAGAGCTGCCTCAGACTAGTAAAAATCTAATTCAATTTAAAACCGTCTGCTGCAAGACTCCATTTTCCCAGTTGTCACCTTTGAGGTTTGGACCAACTCTCGCACCTTTCTGCTTTGGTCAATTGCTTCCACATCTAGTTCGACAATACGCTCAATAATCAGAACAAAGTTGCAAAGCTCGATCATAAATGCACTGCTCTTTGATGGAAGCAACATTACAAATATACACACACATCCCTAATACAGTAGTTCTGAAACAGTGTCGATAGCAAATTAAGTGTGACGTAGCATACTATACCAGACAAAAGTGTGTACTTTCATTGACCAGATCCTTTACTCCAAACCTCGTGGTGGATCACACATAATACGTGAAGCTGCAGGTCTACAGACTcgtctttaatgtgctagtgaGTGCTGTTATATGTTGCCTTCAGGTAATAAAGTTGAACAGGGTGtgctttttttctcgaatacgcagaAGAGCTGTGCATTATTGTATCAAGAAGAGAGTAGAAGTTTGTTTACAACCCGCACCAACAAAGAGCTCACGGAACACATTAGGCACTAACCTAGTGCTAAGAAGCAAATAATACCCTATGGGGCCAACCCTCGGCAGACTACTCGCACTTAAAACAACTCAAACGACAAACACAGTGTGCTAGGTACTTGAGAACAACAGATTGCTACAGAACAATGCATGCAGGTGGGTTATGCCAACTTGTATCCTCGCCCATTGTGTCTCACATCCATTTATGGGTTATGTCGACATAGTATTAGGTAGGATATTATCTTAATAGGATTATGTTAGTTCATATTTAAGGAGCTTGTATATAGATGttaacaaagaaaaaaattctAAGACTCTATTTTTATATACAGATGCATCCGTCCATCTTTTGTCTCACGAAGCACCAAAAACATCTACTTGGATATAAAACAGTGGATATACCTTCGTTGAATCTTGAAACAGATTTGACTTCACAGCCAGTTTTTACTTGACAGCCCATGCTCTCCAACTCTTCCCTGACCTGTTCATACACAAAGGGTCATATGCTACACGCACCCTCATTATTCCTAGTTTTTACTGAAGAAAAATTACGGCACCTTGTTCACGTAGGACCCTGAACCACCCTTGACCGTGAGCCACTGCGGGCGACCAAACAACTGAATGCGATGCATAATTCCATTGGATGAATTAGCAACATAATATTAGTCGTCACACTAATAAGCCTTTTCAATTCACCATGTGGAttcagaaattaaaggagaagaaagaaataAGCATCTGAATAGAGGTATCTATATGAAGGCACCTCAAGGAGATGATTGTCGCAGAAAAATGAGAGCACAAGGAGAGCTGGGAAGCCCAATACTCCATCTGGAGGACACGACCAGATGCATGCACACATTGGAATCTGCAGTTGTAAAATTGAAATGATGATAAGAAGCTGTAGAGGAGTATACATATATACAAGTCAATCAGTTGCATACAAGGTAAGCATCCTGGAAGAGCTGGGAATATCTGTGTGACTGAATGAACTGCCCCAAAGTCTCGTTGCGGTCAGAGTTTCTTCCATGGTCCTCCAGGTACCTTCAAATCAAAAGAAGGGAGCAAACCAAGCAATCATTCAGCAACAATATACATGTGTACATGacatgcatatgagacatgacacaTTTCAGCATTGTGGAGAGTGTTATCTTCAAAAAGTAAATAACGAAATTAAAGAAGCATTGTTGGCTGCTAGCTCACTTGAGAGCATGATTCTTGAACTTGAATATCTCACGGATCACGAGCCAGAATCTTGGGCTAAGCAGGTTGCCCTTCTGGGCCAGGACACCAGATACACCATTGCGGCTGCCCCACTCGAAGCCTACATCTTTGCCCAACCGCATGCTTGCTGAGAATGACAAATCTGATGGCTCCacctctaccccgagcccttCAAACCATTTCATCATGTTTGGGCATGTCATCTGCAATTAGCTCTTTTGTTAAAGCAAGAAGAAGAGAGACACACAAAACTACACAAATTCTATACATTCCtttcaattttgaatttttgatgCTGTGGATGTGTGTATCTCTTGGCAGTTCTTTCATTCTTCTCTCCCTTGCTCTGTGATGTCATCTTTTGTACGCATTCACCTGATCTAAAACCTGTGTATTTTCCACTAGCTCTACACTAATAAGGGTTCCAGCGGTGGCCATTAAAACTGAGAGTTCGCATGGTTGAACCATTTGTGGCGGATCCATCTCGAACCGTTCACGGTGATCGACTGCTATTGCGGATCCATCACTCTCTTCAGTTTGACACTATATATACTATTGCAGTATCcatttgttcaaaaaaaatgttacttgttggaatttaaaaaaaaagtgttgCTCGATCGACAGTGTTGTTTTAGTAGATTATTCACTTTCTCGTCATGATGAGTCTGTTTTGGATTTTAGCAGATCATACATGCACTTCTCGATCGACGGCGTGGTGGAATTAAAAAAAGTGTTTTGGATTTTTGTTGCGCAAAGGCTTTATAGCGGTGCCAAAAGGCAAGAAAATGTGTAATGCATACGTGCACCTATGGATGACGTCTTGGTTGCATAGGCAACAGCGTAAAGTCGTCAGCTGTTTGCATTTTTCAAAATGTAACGGTATAGTAGCGCGCGTAGCGTATGCATGCCATGCTCGCACCGTGTTGAAGGCCACGCAGCCAAGGTCGACGAGGACGCGGCCGCCGGCTCCGTCGTCGGCGGCCACGGCCTTgttgccgcggccgccgaggtGGCCCTGCTTCTCGTACACCGtcacgcgcgcgccgccgctccgggccagctcgtgcgccgccgccagcccgctcAAGCCGGcgcccaccaccgccaccctcaTCATCCTACCTTCTATCTCTCTCTACCTACGTGCAAGCTTACTGAGCTAGTTCTTGGGGTTCTGTGCTGCGTTTGGCTGACATTCTACACAAGAGATCTCCCTgtttatatagagagagagatcgATCGAGAAACTGTCAAGTTTATTGAAGCCTTTGAATTGGCTGTGTCCTCTGGTTAGGTAGAGGTGGGGCTTGGTCTTTGCTTATTCTGCTCGTTAGGTAGAGGTGGGGTAAGCTGCGGCAATCGACGGGTGCGGCCCAGCATTTGCGTCGTGGTTTAATGTCTGTCCTGCGATCACGAAAAGAACCTTTTTGGACCTTTAAAGTAAAATATGCGCAAGTACGGTGGATAAACTTAGAACCACTTTGCTCAGTGGCAGATCCAGATGGGGGGGGCGGGGGGCAACCGCTGTATCTACCCATGCTTTTGCTTCACGCGTATCCTatccttaccatctcacctgCATAACAGTTATAGTTATAGTTGAGAGggatgcttttcttttgaaaaactaaCATGCGGATGACCTTTTAGTATGGTGGAAACACCAACCGATACTATGAAAGCTATACATTATTACCGGGTGGTGTAACCAAACGGTATTAATATGGGTGGAGATATTACTACCAGGTGGAAACACCAATTGTTACTAATGTATATTCTTTAGTATCGGCTGGTATTACCAATTGGTACTAAAGGCTCCTAGACCCTTTGGTCCACCCCAAACATATCGGTACGCATTAGGTCCGATACTAATAATACCATTCATACCGGGTCCAATTCCAACCGGTATATTTGAGGCTGACAATAGCTTGTTTTCTAGCAGTGCAATAATCTTATCTTGGACATGCGAGCATTGCTAGGATTGAAAAGGATGCTTCACCCCGATCCCCGATTATAAACCTCCTTCCACTACTAGTTTTTAGCACCGCTAGTTTGATAAAGATCGGTGGCAAAAATGTCTCACCACTGGTCCCAATGTAGGTGAGTGTGCGTAGTGAAGGACGGGGTCTGCGGTGAAATCTACCAACTTCACTACCGGTTGGAAGGAAGTCACTCATTTTCTGCCGTCACTCTCTAGTTCTACCAATAGAATCAGTTGTTTGAGGTAGAGAGGGGCCGTGGAGACCTTTAGGATCACCCTTTCGCATTCAAACACATATAGTAACACCCTCAGGAACAAACACACATTATGTTTTTCACACTACATTACTTATCAAGTACTGAAGCCTAGTGCATGTACAGAGTGTCCAAGGGTAGATGTAGAAGAAAAAAAGTTAGGGGATGTTTTTCTGTCATTTATACTCTACTCTATCCAAGCCTCAATGGTTGTAAATTTATAAAAAGTGCTGCACACTGGCGGACCCAAAGGGTGACCAGGGTATGCCACGGCATACCCTAAgcggcccaccccggcccacCCAACAAGCAATCGGCCTGCTCCTTCCCACGAGAGGAGGCGCACAGCAGGAAAAAAAACACGACTCCCTTCCGCCCCCGACTCCCTCACGCCGCCTCGTGAGTCGCGAGCGCCCGTGGGTCTCCTCCGCTCGATCTCGGCGTCGCGCCGTCGCCCAGCACTCCAGCAGTGCAGCTGCGCCCCGCGCAGGTCGCCGGAGGACGGATGCCGGCTCGCCGTGCCAGTCGCCGTCGCCCCCGCGCGGCCACGCCTCGAGGCCCCCTCCCCAACCCGCTCAGTTTGCCGCGCCGTCAGCCACCGCGCGCCCACCGGCACCAGCCAGCAGTAGTGCCAGCCAGCGCCGGCCGTCGACCTTCCTCGGCGCCCAGAGAGGACCAGACAGCCAGACCCTACTGGAGGAAGTATCCAGCCCACAAAGGTAAATCCCGATTGCGATTGAGAATTTCAGATCCCCTTCTTAACCCATAACCCTAGTGGCCTAGTCAGTACTCAGTAGGTTAGTAGATTATTGATGTAttctatttttctatagatCCTATGAACAATGAAGAGGGATGGGAGCATCACATCACTTTTTCAGAAGCATATAGCAAAGAAGCTTGCTGCTTCTTCATCATCTCCTTCACCTATTCCGGCTGCAACAG
This window contains:
- the LOC120669735 gene encoding uncharacterized protein LOC120669735 isoform X1 is translated as MMRVAVVGAGLSGLAAAHELARSGGARVTVYEKQGHLGGRGNKAVAADDGAGGRVLVDLGCVAFNTMTCPNMMKWFEGLGVEVEPSDLSFSASMRLGKDVGFEWGSRNGVSGVLAQKGNLLSPRFWLVIREIFKFKNHALKYLEDHGRNSDRNETLGQFIQSHRYSQLFQDAYLIPMCACIWSCPPDGVLGFPALLVLSFFCDNHLLELFGRPQWLTVKGGSGSYVNKVREELESMGCQVKTGCEVKSVSRFNEGYRILDVEGSEEMYDKIIFCLHAPDALKVLGAEATHDELRILGAFKYINSDVYFHCDESLMPHNSYAWSSRNFLGTTSTDACVTYWLNILQNIESSRPFLVTFNPPRIPNHVLLKWHTSHPIPSMASSKATHELNNIQGKRGIWFCGPYQGYRFQEDGVKAGKVAASELLQRNCDLLVNPKPMIPSWTEAGARLLVARNFERYMTIGNVSILEEGGTAFSFGRACERCPVKSVIQVHDPQFYWKVVTEADLGFAYAYINGYISFVDKREGLLNLVVISFANRGERKRLSSSASKSGYIWKGWLKPFLGITGVAFAKYILRHASRNNSVSKAAKNISKHYDLSNDFFALYLDQSMTYSSAIFKAEDESLEAAQLRKLDSLINKAKVEPGHHVLDIGSGWGTLAILLVKKTGCKCTGITLSEEQLKYSKRKVKEAGLEDRITFLLCDYRRIPTCHKFDRIISCEMIEHVGHEYMDDFFGCCEYHLADQGLFVLQFISMPEDLYRMRLRPEFIKEYIFPGGCLPSLARVVSAMSNASRLCVQHLENIGDHYYPTLMHWRDNFVANRNKVSALGFDEKFIRTWEYYLSYCAAMFKSRTIMDYQMVFSRPGNAKLPSYVTIE
- the LOC120669735 gene encoding uncharacterized protein LOC120669735 isoform X2, with translation MMRVAVVGAGLSGLAAAHELARSGGARVTVYEKQGHLGGRGNKAVAADDGAGGRVLVDLGCVAFNTMTCPNMMKWFEGLGVEVEPSDLSFSASMRLGKDVGFEWGSRNGVSGVLAQKGNLLSPRFWLVIREIFKFKNHALKYLEDHGRNSDRNETLGQFIQSHRYSQLFQDAYLIPMCACIWSCPPDGVLGFPALLVLSFFCDNHLLELFGRPQWLTVKGGSGSYVNKVREELESMGCQVKTGCEVKSVSRFNEGYRILDVEGSEEMYDKIIFCLHAPDALKVLGAEATHDELRILGAFKYINSDVYFHCDESLMPHNSYAWSSRNFLGTTSTDACVTYWLNILQNIESSRPFLVTFNPPRIPNHVLLKWHTSHPIPSMASSKATHELNNIQGKRGIWFCGPYQGYRFQEDGVKAGKVAASELLQRNCDLLVNPKPMIPSWTEAGARLLVARNFERYMTIGNVSILEEGGTAFSFGRACERCPVKSVIQVHDPQFYWKVVTEADLGFAYAYINGYISFVDKREGLLNLVVISFANRGERKRLSSSASKSGYIWKGWLKPFLGITGVAFAKYILRHASRNNSVSKAAKNISKHYDLSNDFFALYLDQSMTYSSAIFKAKVEPGHHVLDIGSGWGTLAILLVKKTGCKCTGITLSEEQLKYSKRKVKEAGLEDRITFLLCDYRRIPTCHKFDRIISCEMIEHVGHEYMDDFFGCCEYHLADQGLFVLQFISMPEDLYRMRLRPEFIKEYIFPGGCLPSLARVVSAMSNASRLCVQHLENIGDHYYPTLMHWRDNFVANRNKVSALGFDEKFIRTWEYYLSYCAAMFKSRTIMDYQMVFSRPGNAKLPSYVTIE